From Pseudomonas sp. CCI4.2, one genomic window encodes:
- a CDS encoding LysR family transcriptional regulator gives MRFDLIDLRLFLNITESGNITAGASRSHLSLASASARVRALEASLGTPLLERGRRGVTPTPAGKAMTRHARLILQQVDRMQFCLTDYAKGFKGQVRLLCNTSALTEYLPELLADFLIKHPSIDVDLEEHPSLRILEAVRQGAADIGIISDAVDASDLQTVPFRDDPLALVMPLDHALSSHQALCFAQTLDYDHIALASNNAMSIYLEEQALHAGKRLRIRARAEGFSGVMRMVARGTGLGIVPQAAVDRWQHAHHLKSVPLSDPWADRKLLLCAADFNVLPGYAKTLLNDLTTAFLDTSMSSTDN, from the coding sequence ATGCGCTTCGACCTGATTGACCTTCGGCTATTTCTCAATATCACCGAGAGCGGCAACATAACCGCCGGGGCCTCGCGCAGCCATTTGTCGTTGGCATCCGCTAGCGCACGGGTTCGGGCGCTTGAAGCGTCACTGGGGACGCCCTTGCTGGAGCGTGGACGACGTGGCGTTACGCCCACTCCAGCGGGCAAAGCAATGACGCGGCATGCCCGGCTGATCTTGCAGCAGGTTGATCGCATGCAGTTTTGTTTGACCGATTACGCAAAGGGGTTCAAAGGTCAGGTCCGGCTGCTGTGCAATACCTCAGCGCTGACCGAGTACTTGCCAGAATTGTTAGCTGACTTCTTGATTAAGCATCCTTCCATCGATGTTGATCTGGAAGAACACCCCAGCCTGAGAATTCTGGAAGCGGTGCGTCAGGGCGCAGCAGACATCGGTATCATTTCCGATGCAGTGGATGCCAGCGACCTGCAAACAGTGCCATTTCGCGACGACCCGCTGGCGTTGGTCATGCCACTGGACCATGCGCTAAGCAGTCATCAAGCCCTTTGCTTTGCCCAGACGCTGGACTACGATCACATCGCGCTAGCGTCCAACAACGCGATGTCGATTTACCTTGAAGAACAGGCTTTGCATGCTGGCAAACGCCTACGCATTCGGGCGCGGGCCGAAGGATTTTCCGGTGTCATGCGCATGGTCGCGCGCGGCACCGGGCTCGGGATTGTCCCGCAAGCGGCGGTAGACCGCTGGCAACACGCCCATCACCTCAAAAGTGTGCCGTTGAGCGACCCGTGGGCTGATCGAAAACTGCTGCTTTGTGCGGCAGATTTCAACGTACTGCCGGGGTATGCCAAAACGTTATTGAACGACTTGACCACCGCGTTTCTGGATACCTCGATGTCGAGCACAGACAACTGA
- a CDS encoding cupin domain-containing protein translates to MPTPITVLRDTHPLPILDACKWEKLEGDPHTVNLNAYTSEDGSKIMGTWICTPGKWRVDYVKWEYCHFQEGYCIITPDGMEPIHLRAGDIFIVEPGMKGIWEVVETVRKYFVFA, encoded by the coding sequence ATGCCTACGCCGATTACCGTCCTTCGCGACACTCACCCGCTGCCCATACTTGATGCCTGCAAATGGGAAAAGCTCGAAGGTGATCCGCACACCGTCAACCTCAACGCCTACACCTCCGAGGACGGCAGCAAAATCATGGGCACCTGGATCTGCACACCGGGCAAATGGCGCGTGGATTATGTGAAGTGGGAATACTGCCATTTTCAAGAAGGCTACTGCATCATCACCCCGGACGGCATGGAACCTATTCACCTGCGTGCGGGCGATATTTTTATCGTTGAGCCGGGTATGAAAGGGATTTGGGAAGTGGTTGAGACGGTCAGGAAGTATTTTGTTTTTGCTTGA
- a CDS encoding HAMP domain-containing sensor histidine kinase, whose translation MGIKHSLKQRIVMVFALMSVLVAGVFAVGIIATVHVVEKRLTTASLGRDLHRLMVMDNVENWSHKPEKEELFYVDGGAGELAMVGDLTELTPGFHEVYRGEKAYYAMAEIVGGRRYVLLRDQRNFEKREKILFGIVFVGFILSILLAILLGRLLARRVMAPVVNLSRQVRYRDQILELAPALSPNYARDEVGELAVSFDATLGRLHAALVREKLFTSDVSHELRTPLMVLASSCELLLESSLLDDRSRNQVRRIARASAGMSQLVETFLMLARVEGNESRHGPRSTLLDIAEELVDLWRKPIAEKGLELVFDPGKTLPTLFNATLVHSVMGNLLRNAWHYTDAGFIRLTLNPHGFTVEDSGIGIPESLHEAMFQPFVRGDEQRGEGLGLGLSLVQRICDNQHWSVTLRSLEPSGCCFEVVLDPVPAPLIAPVKAV comes from the coding sequence ATGGGCATCAAGCACAGCTTGAAGCAAAGGATCGTCATGGTCTTTGCGCTGATGAGCGTGCTGGTGGCCGGGGTGTTCGCCGTAGGCATTATCGCGACGGTGCACGTCGTCGAGAAACGATTGACCACCGCCAGTCTCGGCCGGGATTTGCACCGGCTAATGGTGATGGATAACGTCGAAAACTGGAGCCACAAGCCAGAAAAGGAAGAACTATTTTACGTCGACGGTGGCGCCGGCGAGCTTGCCATGGTCGGCGATTTGACCGAGCTGACACCGGGCTTTCATGAAGTGTACCGCGGCGAAAAAGCCTATTACGCCATGGCCGAGATAGTGGGCGGTCGTCGTTATGTGCTGCTGCGTGACCAGCGCAACTTTGAAAAGCGTGAAAAAATTCTATTTGGAATCGTGTTCGTCGGTTTCATCCTCAGTATTCTGCTGGCGATCCTGTTGGGTCGACTGTTGGCGCGCCGCGTGATGGCGCCAGTGGTCAACCTCTCACGCCAGGTTCGCTACCGCGACCAAATCCTTGAACTCGCCCCGGCGTTATCGCCTAACTATGCCCGTGATGAAGTCGGCGAGCTGGCGGTGTCGTTCGACGCCACCTTGGGCCGATTGCACGCGGCGCTGGTTCGGGAAAAACTGTTCACCAGCGACGTCAGCCATGAGCTGCGAACGCCTTTAATGGTGTTGGCCAGTTCGTGCGAATTGTTGTTGGAAAGTTCTTTATTAGATGATCGGTCCCGCAATCAGGTCAGGCGCATCGCGCGGGCCAGCGCCGGGATGAGTCAGTTGGTCGAAACCTTCCTGATGCTGGCGCGGGTCGAAGGCAACGAAAGCCGGCACGGCCCGCGCTCGACGCTGTTGGACATTGCGGAAGAACTGGTCGACCTGTGGCGTAAACCGATAGCCGAAAAAGGCCTGGAACTGGTGTTCGATCCCGGCAAAACCTTGCCCACGTTGTTCAACGCAACCTTGGTGCATTCGGTGATGGGCAACCTCCTGCGCAATGCTTGGCATTACACCGACGCAGGCTTCATCCGACTGACGCTAAATCCTCATGGTTTTACCGTTGAAGACAGCGGCATCGGCATCCCCGAAAGCCTTCACGAAGCTATGTTCCAACCCTTCGTCAGAGGCGATGAACAACGCGGCGAAGGGCTTGGTCTAGGTCTTTCACTGGTACAACGTATCTGCGACAACCAGCACTGGAGTGTCACCCTCAGGAGCCTGGAGCCGAGCGGGTGCTGCTTTGAAGTTGTGCTTGATCCGGTTCCGGCTCCTTTGATTGCTCCGGTCAAGGCGGTTTAG